Proteins from one Aythya fuligula isolate bAytFul2 chromosome 11, bAytFul2.pri, whole genome shotgun sequence genomic window:
- the LOC116493523 gene encoding olfactory receptor 5V1-like, with amino-acid sequence MANQTSASEFVLSGLTSDPHLQSLFFFVFSVIYFITLFGNMLIMIVISTDSHLHCPMYFFLFHLAFIDICYATTTVPKMLVNFLVKQKSIGFGACITQMSLILLSAGSEIFMLSAMAYDRFVAVCNPLHYQEAMNKLFCNQLVGSAWAMGFLHSIINTLPMLNVQFCNYTEIKHFSCELPPLLSAACCRTTLNKVVLLSSAVIFGSSSFLLTLTSYIYIISTVLKIQSSKGRQKAFSTCSSHLIIVVLLYTTALFQYTKSSSSSSLILDQLFSIQYSILTPMLNPIIYSLKNNDMKTALGRMLGKIKVSQSL; translated from the coding sequence ATGGCAAACCAAACAAGTGCAAGTGAGTTTGTTCTATCGGGACTTACAAGTGACCCACATCTTCAAAGCctcttcttctttgtcttttctgttatttattttattactcttTTTGGAAATATGTTGATCATGATTGTAATAAGTACTGATTCCCACCTTCACTGCCCTatgtacttcttcctttttcacttAGCCTTCATAGACATCTGTTATGCCACCACCACTGTTCCTAAGATGCTGGTGAATTTCCTAGTGAAGCAGAAAAGCATTGGATTCGGTGCCTGTATTACACAGATGTCCCTTATCCTTCTTTCAGCTGGTAGTGAAATTTTCATGCTCTCAGCAATGGCATATGACCGATTTGTTGCTGTCTGTAACCCGCTGCACTACCAAGAGGCTATGAACAAACTTTTCTGTAACCAGCTGGTGGGGAGTGCATGGGCAATGGGATTCTTACATTCCATTATAAACACACTGCCAATGTTAAATGTACAATTCTGCAACTACACAGAAATTAAGCATTTCAGCTGTGAGttgcctcctctcctctctgcagcatgCTGTAGAACCACCCTCAATAAAGttgttcttttgtcttctgcGGTGATCTTTGGGTCAAGCTCCTTCCTGCTCACCCTCACCTCCTATATCTATATCATCTCTACTGTCCTGAAGATACAGTCTTCAaagggaaggcagaaagcaTTCTCCACTTGCAGCTCCCACCTCATCATAGTGGTTTTGCTATACACAACTGCTCTGTTCCAGTACACAAAATCCAGCTCAAGTTCTTCACTCATTCTAGATCAACTGTTTTCCATCCAGTACAGCATTTTAACTCCCATGTTAAATCCCATAATCTACAGcctgaaaaataatgatatgAAAACAGCTTTGGGCAGAATGTTAGGGAAAATTAAAGTTTCACAATCATTGTAA